AATATGTTATAGCAAACAAGACTTGTACAAACACTACTAGCAACCATTTAAGATCCAAACAATAAACCTAGACGCCTTTTATTTTATAGGACGCCACACCCTCAAATGCACAAGGTCATGCATATATACTTGTATAGTGCGTGAATAATTAAAGACCATGTCGATATCCAAAGCGTGAGGATAATATAGAGGTTGCCGTTATACTTTATACCTTTTATGACAATACGTAGATTGAGCATAGCAAGTTAATAGGCTCGTCCAGCCTTCTTAACGAAGGCCAGATCACCGTACGGCATGAAGTGGCACACCGGCGAGCCACCGGGGCGGGTGTTCAGTATCTCGAAAGCCGGGTGCGCCGGGTTCCAGCTGGAGGTGTCGACGTGGCAGAACGCCAGCATGgaagccgccggccggccgccgccgcggaggccgctAAGCGAGACCACGTAGGCTCTGTACCCCATCGTCCCTGCACTGTGGCACTGGTAGACGGCGTACGGGAACGGCACCTTGTGGCAGGACACGTAGCGTTCGCCGTCCAGCGGGGCGACACCCTGGACCACGTAGGGCTGACGTGGCAGCCCCCCGCGGGGGAGCTCCGACGTGGCCGCCCACACGCCCTGCTGGCCGCCGTCGTTGACAACGGTGCCAAGCATGTCCATGGCGCTACGCACGGTGCTCTCCAGGGACGTGGTGCAGGACTTGACCTCGCCCGCGACAGGCGGCTCCTGGCACCTGCTCAGGGTGTCCCTCACCTGGGTTGCCTCGGCGGAGCCCGCCGGGATGTTGAAGGTGGCGAGGACGTCGCCTAGGTTTCCGAAGGGGACCTTCTCGGCGACGCCGTGGGGGAGGATAGCTGTCTCTGCCTCCGCCGGGAAGGAGAGCGTCATGGCGCTGCCAGGACGCAGCTGCGCCTCGTGGAAGAAGATGCCGGTCTCCGCGACGGTCAGTGGATTGCAAGCGGAGTTGAACATTATGCATACACTGATACTGGGCGGTGCAGAGTAGTGCTCCACAAGTGGCGAGTGGTCAATGCCTTCAGGTTCAGGAAAACAAATTATTAGAGCAATGATGATTAGGGAAATTTTTTTCATGTCCTTTTGTCAACACATGGCGACCAATTACAATACGTCAATATACCATTCTTGACAAGATCTGCAATGGCGTCTGGCATCGTCGTGCCCGGGAGGGCCTTCTGCCAGAACTGTGCCGCCAGAGTGTTAGTGGTGGCAGGGTGACCGAgcaccacggcggcgccggcggaaaCCACCACAATCAGGAGGAGTGTTGATGGATGCATGCTTGAATTTGGTATTGGTCGTCTTGGCTTGTTCTAAGCTCTGGTTGCGTGGTTCTTGGCTCCGGATCGTCTGGTATAAATAGCCCTTGCTGTTCCTCTGAGTAGGTGGCCCCACAAGACCAAGGCTTGCACCATGTGATATTCTTCTATTTTCGTTTATCCTCTGCATTGGTTGAAGATGTTTATTTTTTTATCCTTGAAAGATTTCAAGAAATAATTACGACAGCATCTATCTAATTTAGTAATACTTTATTTCTTCCTTGACCAGTATATATGCGTTATTGGGAGACCAAGAAGTAATTTAATGAGTATATAGTACAGGGATAAAACAAATGGTACTCACAAGATTTCGCCGTATAGCACAAGATGAGTATATGGTAAGGGATTGTCCATTTTCAGTTCTGTTTAAActactttgttttcttcttcttttttctccaaTCCTAAAAACATGGTATGGGTTATAGGTTCCAACCTGGGAGGACAATTTCCACCGAAGGAACATGAGCAACTAATCTACGCTTGGTTCATAGATCACTTTATCTCCGAATGGGCTGTTATTCCAGacaaaattttaatttgaagAGAATAAGCATACACACATATAAcatcttttcttattttttttgtctttagGTGTTCTCAACTATATATATAGAGTTTCAACATCCAAAACTATATTGAGATATAAAATTTGATTGAGAAAAGGACAATGCAATACCATCGGCTTAGACAAAAACATAATTTAGAAAGGACACCTATCCTGCCCATTATCTCCTAATGTGCAAAGAAAGCGATTATTATTCCAATTCTTACTATCACAGCAATGATGAAAGCACGCACGTAACATCACACACACTCAGCACGAACCTAACACTATGGATATATTTTTTACACGAATATAACACTAGATATGTTTTTAATAGAAAGCTCATATTTGCACCTTGACTGAAAAAGTGGCTTTGTAATATTATAGTTTGTCTAGGTGTCATAATAAAGGTAATAGAGAATAAAACTAGTGGACAGAATTGGTTAGAGTACTACTCAGAGGAATAGATACCTCATATGctttttctttagaaaaaggAACATATGCCCCATAATAGCCTTTTTTATGGGCAATTTGGTGCACTCGCAATGATCTAATATTTGAGAAAAAACGGTTTTACCTCATTTATGCAGGCTACCTTCACGGGGACGTATTGGTTGTGCCTTTGGGCACTGTTGCAGTGTGAGGACACAAGAGATACCATCACTTTGGCAAGCAGGGCATTGGAGATTGTTGCTTTGGATATTTTTGCCAAGAATGaatggagaagcaataatataTTTTGCTTTTAATTTTATTTCCTGATTTTTGTGTGCTCTTTTCCCCTTATTTTTCATAAGCTGAGCGCAGCTGCAGTTTGTAAAACCAGAACGTTGTGTGCTCTTTTGCATAGGAAGGAACACTTCCATTTTCTAAAGCTAGTTAGTAGGTACAGTACCTTTTGCAATATCCTTTAGCTTAGTGAGGCTGATCTCATTTCTGAAATGAGAAGGGAGGGTTTCGTAAAAAAAGGgggaagggaaagaaagaaagagaaggcaGGGCACCTGCCATTTTGCCTAAAAAGAGTATGACCATAGCCGTTGTTTGTTACCTGCGCATGCATGTATTCTGCTACTATAATATGATACCACAAATATAAACCCAGTTAAAATTGTTGCAAGTCAAAACCTCGTAAACTTTGATCATCTGCGCTGAAGCAGTTTCAGTGACCCAAGTGAGTGCTGCTTCGCACCTCTGCTACAAAAATACTACTATGCATGGTTGGAAAGAAAAGCAATGTAAGtgctgaaaaagaaaatagaactTTAAAAGAAAAGAATTAGGAGAAACAACCCTTGAAAAAAGAAAGGCAATAAAAGTTATAGTTGAAGAAAGTAGGCAAAGTCCTCAACGGAGGCTGCATATTTGTCGTGACATGCCATTCATAAAGATAAGCAAGATACTCCCCTATTCGTATTCATGATCAATGGTGAATCTGCCTTATAGCACCAGGATCGACTGTGTTGAAGTATAAATGAACCGTCTTCATTTCCCTATAAAttaagttttttctttgaaataatTAATTGTTCGGTGCATGCAATTCAATATAGCATAGCAGGATTAGAGATCTCGAGTTTGAATATTGGCAcgataaataaaataattgcaaccAACTCATATTTCCATGTTGAGACCTGAGGGAGCATGAATTGACTCAGtgcatgcaacttaataaatAGACCCGATGAAATGTGTTAAACCCAATAGGAAAATATTGTTCATCTATATGGCTTACACAGTTATCTAATGGAGCTGCCTCAATGTTTTCCCTTTCTGACTGTGCCCATGTGACCATTTCTCATGAAATTTCTGCATTGCAATCAGGGTTTCACATTTCTCTTGTCTGAACTCTCAATATACTTGCTCCTTCCCTGACCTCCTGTTCATAAAAATTGTAGGTTTGTAAAAGCAATATGTTGCTAAAAGAAGTTTGTAAATGCAAACCGCAAAGTGCATAGACTTCAGGAGGAGCATCTTCAGACCGTAGCTAATTACTTGCTGCTACGAATTCAGCAAGGACAGAATAGTCGACCGATACGACATCATGATGGGCGCATCTGTTCCTTAATTTTTGTTAATAGGACCAGTTGATCCTGCACTTTGTGGTATATGCATGGAGCATGTTCCAACAGAAAGTGAGGATAGTAATGGAGCATGGTCAAGCGCAGATACGCTAGTTTAATTGAAATGAAAAGAGATAAAGGAGAGGACACCGTGTTTTTGGATTTTCGCTAGAATAGAACATGCAGGCAGTTTGGCCCATATAGGTTTCATGGAAGTGTGCTACTTACTCCAGGCCAGCCCGTTAGTTCTTCTGTTGGGGATCGCGGAAGCTGCATATGTGTCACCTCCAAGGCTCCGAACATCGATGGAGTAGACGAAGGTTTGGTGGTAGTCGGAGGTGTTTAGTGATTCCTTTTCAGCCATAGCCTTCGATTACACTTATCGTGGACCTTGGGGACTTGAACCACCTTCACTCGGCAACCAAATTGATCAGTTGAGGAGGCTGTTGAGACATGAAATGATCAAGGAACGGGACCTGGAGGACTTGTAGCGCTCATCGCCTTCTCGTGTGGCCACGACTATATATGCAACAGATGATGGCCTTGAGCAATAAGGTTATCGATGAGATCCCTGATGGTGTG
This sequence is a window from Setaria italica strain Yugu1 chromosome III, Setaria_italica_v2.0, whole genome shotgun sequence. Protein-coding genes within it:
- the LOC101769319 gene encoding BURP domain-containing protein 13, whose amino-acid sequence is MHPSTLLLIVVVSAGAAVVLGHPATTNTLAAQFWQKALPGTTMPDAIADLVKNGIDHSPLVEHYSAPPSISVCIMFNSACNPLTVAETGIFFHEAQLRPGSAMTLSFPAEAETAILPHGVAEKVPFGNLGDVLATFNIPAGSAEATQVRDTLSRCQEPPVAGEVKSCTTSLESTVRSAMDMLGTVVNDGGQQGVWAATSELPRGGLPRQPYVVQGVAPLDGERYVSCHKVPFPYAVYQCHSAGTMGYRAYVVSLSGLRGGGRPAASMLAFCHVDTSSWNPAHPAFEILNTRPGGSPVCHFMPYGDLAFVKKAGRAY